The genomic stretch AAGAAACCAGCGCGTTATTCTTTGCTACAACCAGAACCAGAAGATGACAGCAGTGCatgtatgtaatttatgatttacttttattatacatgatcTCTAGAAGctggataataataaatattttgcattgttAATACTATTATCCAttagctataaaatatttgctataaaatattaaatgtaaaaaacaaatttacagatagattttctctcctttaatttttctataaattattggaatgataaagttttctttcttaatattaaatttgatagaaaaatgtatcagttacaaaattttaataaaaaatttataatttatcgttttctTGTTGCAAccattttaacaattatatttttatatcacatatatgcatgaaaatatacttgaatatcaaaaatttatttactattgaatgatataataattcctaTGTTGCAGTTTCAACTTACAACAAAATGGTATTATCAGAATCAGACACTGATTCTGACGACGTCTTGTTTGAGCATCGTAAGAGTAAAAGCGGTAGTCATATAAGAAATGGTAAATCTCGAAATGGATTTATCAAAATTGGTTCTCGAGTAAAGACATGAGGTAATAAAACTGATAAGCTtacaatttatgtaataataaacattgaattaagatatgattttacatatttcagaaACACAATGATAATGGTGCAAAGATAAATAGCACACAGTTGTGTGAATTTGGCCAAACTTAAAATACTAGTCATGAAGATGTAAATTGTGACTTACGTACCTTATGAGAACAATACATTTACTTCTCCAAAATCGGTATTGGTAAGAATGTTCTAAGAAGGTAGATGGAGtccaaatatattgtttatagatACATGAGAATAATAACTTCACAATCTGCGTCACTTGATtacttaattctaattttaaatattaattctattctgtatttttattattgtgatcTTAATAACGCTATTGATTAATTGATACCCGACGATATAAGCATATCGTCAAACTATTGAGAGCTTgtccaaatattatattatggccttagaaagtatttaaattttaaaatcgatatgTAGCAAACactattatatctatatgtcATTTATATGTACTGCTTACTCtttaatatgtacattatcgatcttatttttacactatatggatattaaataaaatttattatccataCATATGTTTTGTTAAATTTCTCTATAGAAAACTCATTTTTCCATAATtcctcatatatgtatacattttactcatatatacattttaatgttatttataaatattcttgttcatataaataaataatttttttaaagagagaaattctctctctaaaacaaaaattattatatagcagAAAGCTTTCAACatgtaaattattgcaatacgTTTTACAAtagtaaataaacaataatagatttttttacattttgtcgAATAGacaatttagatattaatagcATGCCTTCACAGTATAGTTAAAATCTTGCATTTCAAGGCAAGTTCCACGCGCATTTGGCTCGTCTATAtttcaaagttatttttaactcTATGCTGTGAAATTTCAAGTAGCAAGAAGATTGCATGCGGCCCGTTGATCCACTTTCGTATTTTTCGTTAACATTAAGTTTGTgggttttttttaatttggtgagttaatttattgtgatttatcagtataaatatttattatattcgtagtaataaattgtattttatcatGTAGCGTACTGTGATCGATGGATCTTATGAATTGTTCGGCAAaacattcttcaaaaaattgttgctGTCGCGAGGCTGGTAGTGATCTCGGAAGCTGCGATCATATTTACGCAAGTTTGATGGAatgcaaaaaagatataaatactgAAGTTAATGTTGAACCAATAACGACAAACAAACGGTGAGCGAAAGCTTCTATTCATTTAAATGATgaaacttataatttattatgtacatacaaaatattaattcattatattatgattaaaattaatataaataaatatgttaattttttgaataaaatttttaagatttatttgttttggaTATAAGCcactttttattgtttttagcAATGAAGATTCCAGAAAGAAGCATACTCGATTCACAAATTCAAACAGTCTTACATATCAGCCTTTGTCCGTTTTTCCTCGCAAAATGGACAGCGAAGTTTATGAAGAAccgaaagaaataatagatcCATACAAATCGCACACTTTAGATTTTCAATGTCCTAGATGCAGACAGAGAATGGAAGAACCTAGACTTCTTCCTTGTTTACATTCTATATGTTTATCGTGTGTTTATGAGTTAATGAATAAACGTAAGTCTGAATTGGCACTAgcaaaattttagtttataaaaaaaggacaaTTTAACATTTCCAATTGCTCATAATTTTGATtgcattatgttaaaaaatgatttaattcgtTATGAAGAAGACATCTCCTATATGTCTCTTATGTTTTTATAGCTTCATATGTTTCACTGAAGAACGaaatacgaaataataatcgaaaatacGCGCAACACAGTGTTCACGAAACATGCCCGTTATGCGATTCTGATTTgccaaatattaattctactaTACCGCCGCCGCATTATCCTTTGCAACATCGTTTAGTTATGGACACTATGCGGCGCAAACTGATTAATAGAGTACTTTGCGACACTTGCACAAGCGAAGTTCTGGTAACACGAGatctagatattattatataatattatatatatcttatatgaaatttagttttcaaaatttattatggtcATTTATTGTTTTCTTAATCTCATTATGTtgcaaaatatgattttatatgcatCTATATAACgctataataaatcaatatcagaaaaaatacataaagaaatattccataaaaattgCAGGAATATCTTATAGACAGATTCTTTTCcatgttacttttttttaaggcACTCATACAGTGTTCCACATGTTTATGTAATTTCTGCTCGGAATGCGGCAGACAACATGAACAACAAAATGTGGCAGAAGCAAGaacaattaaacatttaatgagACCATTGTGGGAGGCTACCAAAATACGACGCGTCATTTTATGTCAAATACATCCGATGCACgctttaagattttattgtatCGCTTGtcaacaagtaaaaaattttctttctctatgtGCACGAtactttttaaagtaaaaatgcaaacattaaaagaaatagtTAACTTCAAATGATTgagatttaagaaaatattgatattttcttaaatatttatattaatcgtttgaAGGCGACTCAACTAATTTTATGGctcattatactttattattaatagtttatataatttgactaaattatatatatagaccatataaaattttcaggtAACATGTAAGGAATGCATGTGGAGTGCACAGCATAGAGGTCATGCCAGTGAGGATGCACTTGGAGTGGGAAAGAGAGCTCATGCATACTTAGTAATTATGTTGCAAAAagcgaaaatatttctaaatactttgttaattcaatataatcatGACGTATTTTCTAACAATGGTTCTGaagaattgcaaaatatagcCACGACTTACAAgtacgtatttatataattttattattaatattttattatttaaattgaaatttatatgtatatataaataatattattattattatcaaatatgtgATTGTGTTTCGCGCAAAAGCGTTCTACagtattttttccaaaaattaataatttttactttaattgtaTAACTATTACTACAaaggtatatgtataatttgtatagtatatatacacataacaaTTCAATGCATAGGTTTCTAAACAAAAATCGAtgcttgttaattaatttattataatatacaattgtcATGTGATTAATATGGAAATAAtgagcaaaaaaagaaaacataatgAAGTAATTGTCATTTGAGGTATAAAACCATTATACATtccaaaaaattgattaatcaaaCTTGGGTatactttgatattataaCAACAGTTATAATATCGCGATCAATatgtaatttagaatatattttatctaagatTAAAGAGTTaagtatattgtattatttgtaattaattaataaaatgtaagtgTGCAAGAACtcctattttttcatataagatatacatatgtatgcaaGTAGATATTTGCtgcttatacatatgtataatcttAAACTTTgtctaaataaaaagtaaaattaggATAAAACAAAGGATGTAATACTACTATTGTATTTTCACAATCCTACtctctttttgtttcaaaaaaatttaattacatcggttcatgttattttaacaagttattttctgtatactgttaaaattaattattaaaattactattttaatttcaaatgctATTACaaattcacataaaaatatataatattttcacacaaaatataatgcattaaatGGTAGCAAGATAGACTtttttgcatgaaaaaaaaaatttatataatactaagaGAATAAAAgtctaattatattcaaaaattgtatttttaaatatatatttcaaaaatcataaattataaaatgtataatttgatttttatctcatataaatgtaaatacttcattttcagaattaaatatattgacaactatgatttataaacaaaatttttatcaagataaaactagcttaaaattataagaaaataaaagtttaaccatttaatttcatatttatttcatcaaaaatttttgaattttaataattaaatgccaTTTTTTCAGatcaaattttctatatctaGAGATGTAAGAGAATATAACTttgatttgtaaataataattgcattctttttgtataattaatgtacttttaattaaagctgAATATatctaagagagagagaaaaagagaatgaaatattttatatgttcagaagacatttttattaatttattaagactTACAGTGTAAGTTGATGCATAGTTTTTCGTATCACTAAGCAATGTCCATTACGTAATATAGATCCACAACAAGACCAATGATCAACACCCGGATGTCCAATATGGCCATGACCGCAACCTTTATATCCAcctttaaaatgaaataatat from Cataglyphis hispanica isolate Lineage 1 chromosome 3, ULB_Chis1_1.0, whole genome shotgun sequence encodes the following:
- the LOC126848432 gene encoding tripartite motif-containing protein 45-like; translated protein: MDLMNCSAKHSSKNCCCREAGSDLGSCDHIYASLMECKKDINTEVNVEPITTNKRNEDSRKKHTRFTNSNSLTYQPLSVFPRKMDSEVYEEPKEIIDPYKSHTLDFQCPRCRQRMEEPRLLPCLHSICLSCVYELMNKPSYVSLKNEIRNNNRKYAQHSVHETCPLCDSDLPNINSTIPPPHYPLQHRLVMDTMRRKLINRVLCDTCTSEVLALIQCSTCLCNFCSECGRQHEQQNVAEARTIKHLMRPLWEATKIRRVILCQIHPMHALRFYCIACQQVTCKECMWSAQHRGHASEDALGVGKRAHAYLVIMLQKAKIFLNTLLIQYNHDVFSNNGSEELQNIATTYKTISK